The genomic window tatatatgtttaaaatatatggACGTATGTATACgtgttttaaatatgaaaagtgtTAATGTGGAGTTTTATGAGTAACTGGTTGCAATTTTGAGGTATGAAAtgaatgcatgtatgtgtatgtcaaAATTAACCTACAACGGTTAATAAGAAATTGCTCGGTGTCCAGGTGTTCTTCCACTGAATTCATTAAATGGATTTAGATTTAGGTGAGATAACCTCAAACATATTCGCCAAGTGAGCCTCGCATAttgaatttatatgtacatatatatgtatgtacatgcatatacagaTGTATACATGAATGCAATCCATTagtatatattcacatatgtagatatgtatatagtaatatgAACTGTTAAAAATTGAAGTAGTTGCTTTTGCTTACAAAAACGGAATTCTAAGCAATCTATATACCGACTGCagcaattattttctataaatgtGATTCAAAACACAGGAAATCACTTGTGCACAATTATTGTACAATAATTTAGttccaattttttattgtttgaacTGCATTGCCTTTAAATTTTACTGCCTCATCGGCTTCGCGTAGCAACCTCGACGGAAGGAATTAAAATGATGCCGtgaaaaaatagtttatgttttagtgaaatttataaatatgtaaataacaattataactaaaatcaaatcaaaaacttttagaaaagtTGTGTTGAACGTTCTCCCTACAGTGATGTGAagaatttgtataatttgtgtatttccaaaaattataaataacaagTAGAAATCGTCTTTAGTTTCAAGGTAAGCCACATCATTTATAATTTGCTACAAATTAACAATTGCTACCCTTAAAGTGTATttgatataataaattaattaaaataattacataaataattaaaaagcagCAACCGACTAAATATGAGAGGCTTGTGTTTAATTCGTACAGTTAATGCATTACAGCTGCAACTTAATAAAGCTTAGGAAGAATATGTTATTAATTTACAgctgcaataatatttttaacaaaagtttgttgttgtagcagcatAAGCTTCTATGCGCATTAGTATGCACATGAAGTTGAGGTGACAAATCTTCTCAAAATGTATGCTTTGGTTGGGTATAACCTAAAAATCTGATATCAAGTATCGAATTGAAGCAGTTACAATTAAAGActtttcaaaaacaacaaattcatTACGTTTCAGTTGTCTAAAACCGTATTTACAGTGTTCTTTGTAGTTAtgaattaaaaactgaaattccTAGTTATTAAAGCCATGACAAATATGCAGTTGCTCTTTTTTCGGTAACGCCCAATGTTTGCAGCTTAAAAGCATAGCTTATAAACATGACACAGCTGTTCTAATCACTTCTCATAGTCCATttgaagatatttaaaaaattataccgTTCCATCTCAAGcggcacaataaattaaattttaacattacAAGTTCTAATAACAATccaatgttgctgttgttgtgacaCCGTATAATAAAAAGCATATTAAatgatttctttaatatttaattacttttattaatttaacaattaTATTAAGTAAAAAGCACAATTTTTATGCTTTCTCTACATTTTCTGCTCCTTTGGCATCACCTTCACTCCCTACTTTCTCAGCATTCACCGCCGATTCCGAAGCTATTTTATCGGCTAGCTCTGCTAGCTTTTCACGTCTATAATCTTTTCGTGCTTCATCCAATAAAACATTATGTATTAAATTACGATTGTTTGTATAATCAGGCAATAACGATGGATATGGATTGCCACGCAACTCCAGCACCGATTTTCTATAATACATGCCAGGGTAATCACGCGGTGCTTTGTACATGCGGGTATATGAAAAATTACAGTTTTCCAATCGTGGCACTAGCACTTTGAAAAGTTTATGCACCAATTGTTTTTCGAGCAACCAATAATCCGCCAACTCCATTGTAGCTTTATGACGATCGCCATAACGTATCGCATTGGAAATTAActgcaattgtaaaaaaaaaaattattatgttaaCACATTGTTGTGCTATAATTTTCTAACCAATTCTGCATAGCCGCGCGCTTCATCAGCTCTATTGTAGTATAATTCTATGCGTTCATGCTTCACTAGCGCCGTCACAGTTTTGCGTAGTTTCAATAAACGACCCTCAGGACCATCTGGATTTCGTAGGTTACGATGTGGTTTAACAGCGATACGCAATTGCGACATCAGCTTACTAACGTCGGCTTGATTCATTTTAATGTTTCACTTATttcataaattgttttaaacaaACTTGTGCGGTAATATTTAATGCCGCAATTGGTGTTAGATTTTTACGTAAATAGTGCGATGCGGGGCTGCACGAGTGGGTTGTCAAATCATAATCAGCTGTTTGCTGTCAAACGTAGGTAGTAGATTGAATTATTGTAATAGCACAGTGCTTTAGGATACTAATAGAGTGGAAGGAAGTGttagaaatttggaaaaattcaatgTGTTCAAATTTGAGAAAGCCTTAAGAAATTGTaggatatatatattttttatttattttatatcaaatttgtTTGTAAGTTGTTTAATAAACAGCTTACGATAAGAAAAACAAGTTTGATGTCGAAGCAGTAATTTTCTGCCAGTTGGTGAAACCCTTGTTTGTTGTTTATCAATTTTTGGGATACATTCTTAAAGGCTTGACACATACGACACTAAACGCTTCTCAAAATTCCTTAATTCACATAATTCAGACCAAATTAACTAACTAAAAATTTCATCGTAAAATAATGCCTCCATTTACAGCCTCACTACTCAACATGCCAACAACTCATCAACCTATTTTGCAACAGATACAACCCACCCATTAATACTTAGGGGGGGCACAACGCACCAACTGAGTTCAATTGCTGGCCACGGGCATTTTATTGCCGAACTgcaaacaaaatgtaaaaattcacaggtagaaaaaaagtgaaatgaagcaaaaaagcaaaaaaaatcgtCAAAAAACAAATAGTTCGCAAAATGCTTTCCCAACGCCGGAAGCCTGTGGAGCGGCAACAAATCCTTTTAGGTCAATTGCATTGGAATTTATTACATTCgcatgcgtgcgtgtgtgtgtgtgtgttgattaTGTATGTGACTGcattctttgtttttgtattggaaACGCACAGCACGTATCTATGGCCAGCATTTACAGCAGCAGCTAACGCCTCAAAGGTATTTTGTGCATTTTACGCCCCCGTGTGGCCAATAAAATGCAACACTGTGTTGAATAGTGCATACATCGAATGGTGCTGTGCGCTACAGTGCGGTAGAATTAAAATGGAAATGCTAGCAAAGCGtgaagtaaatgaaaataaatgcataaaatggCATTCTGACttgcatacatgtatgtatgtatgtatgtacatttccatacatatttatctatgaatatagtatatttagGCATGTATGAGCGCACTATCGACCATTTTAGATTGCTTGCGCTCACAGCAACTTCATCAAGGCTGGCATGCAATGTAACGGAACTCTCGCATGTTTAACACTTGTTTACAGCGGCAGTGAGGGGAATAGATGAAAGTTCACCTGAGCGTTGTGGGActtgtaaaatacaaaaaaaaatttaagtgaagtttgaaaaaaaaagcaaGTTATGGATGCACAAAGaaaatatgggaatttaataatctCCGATTAACATCTTAttaagttgaaaataaattttaatagaagggtttgaaaatattttttcttttgaattcagtatagatatatgtacatatacttgatatagatttttcTCATACTTTACAGTTTTATACTCATGCAACATGGAGCTACTgcgtataatagttttgttcacctaacggttatatATGACacttaaaactaaacgagatagatatagagttatactatacacacataaatgatcaggatgactaGACGAGTTGAAGTCCgtgcgtctgtctgtctgtccgtccgtccttaCAAGCTAAAATCGATCGATCTGCCATTAGGGTAGGCATGCTGAGTCTGTTTTCAACGTTTTCAGTAGACACGTGGAAGTACTGTTAGAAGTGGAGTCTTTGGCAGTGATGTGCAAGCTTTTAACAGTTTTGGGGATTCATGTTACTCTAACCTCTCAGCAAGTTTCCCGAAAATGGTCTGATCTAATCAACTTCATGACTCCTTAATCACATGCCGAGCTCCGCAGGTTTGATGTTGCCCGGTGCCATGAACCTAAAAGGTCTATACAAACGGTGCTCATCTAGAAAGTCTGAGAAGACTATGCAGCCTACTCGAAACTCTCCAAGGGGTGCCTCTTTTGTACTTTACTTTAGCGACTTCGCGTTTGCGACTCAATGTGCAGTCGCCAGCCCGATTTCTAATGTACCTCAAACCTTAACAAACCTAGGATACGAACTACAAATTTCAATCTTGTGACTTTTTTATGTTTCCCAGCTTGAAATAGTAATTCGTTGGGGAAAAATTTTAGTCGAATGGGGAGGTTATCGCCGCGACGGGGACCTACCAGACGGCTTATTTTTTAGACTGCTCGAAGAAGATAGAGCATCGTTGAGTCAAGTGTAGCGAGAAATAAATctcattttttccatttttgtattgtttgcaAGGTGCTTATGtcggtgtgtgtgtgaatgtaccaatatgtatgtacttcaaaGCGAGCTAAATGTACAATTTGCAAAACACTTCCTCGGTTTGCACTCTAAATGAAAAcgctagcaacaacaacaataacaacaacatgtgTGCAATGTACCTGTATAGTGGAAAGCATAAAATGTGAGAAACAAATTGTATTTGCTTGGAaggtacgtatatacatatgcaagtaTGTACAGCCGTGTTCATAAAAATAGTATTGCCTATTTTGTTAAAGGAAAAACAGAAAAAGTTCGGTgaacaattaaaatttctttcctATTGACTAATGATTAGTTATAAAGcctttattttgaatatatccATACATCCGCATTGCATTCCTACTAAGTATATCAGATCCTGACGTCGCCTCATAAAGATATGGATCTGAGCCGATGGTTTCTAGACAACTAGTAAACTTTGCATGCTAGTTGATAAATTTGCTAATGTTACAACACGTTTAACATCTCATCAAAAATATTCGTTTGGATTTAGGTCCAGTGACTGCGCTGGCCGTGACATTACTACGTTGATTACTTTTGATACAAACCTCTCCTTAGCTAGTTTGGTTGtatgttttgggtcgttatcctgttcAAAAGTAGTTTTTATAGATATTTCCCAGCTGGCAAATGGTAACATAACATCCTTCAACAGGTTTACATAGCCTGTTTGGTCCATGATGATAaaaaggatgatccatttcgaggttccttactttttcaaagaaaaaacgcataaacttcaaatttaatgaggaatgtttattatcatttgaaacaacattctttggcatttatttttggaagattatctgattcaaatgttggccacggctacgACCTGATAGTCCagccgttgagtccaattttcgatgactcattcgagcatttcgattggaaATTGGCGAATGAAACACGTGATTGTACGCATATccttcagactttacatattccaaCAAGGAAGggtttaacggtgtgatatcacacgatcttggtggccaatcgagcGGTCCAAAATTATCTgttcgaatcttcttggaacttctcTAGAGCCCATAAAGTAAAGCGATATCGCTTGAGAAGATCTAGCGGCTACTGACCTTGCACAAGTTGTATGTACGCtatcaatttaagatttcgacttAAAAGCGCCAATTCGTTCCAGttgtccgagttgctgcgaacggcgccgaatcgatttTCCACGGTCTGCGTGTACACTCCCAGCTGAATCCTCCTCCAGAAGAGAAGGATGATTTTGTAGATGATCCATTGAAATGCCCTTTTGCAAACATTTTACTTGCAGCCACATATTACTTCGTCAAAAAAGTACTCTGCGTGGACCCTTAAACTTCAAATTGCTTTTCAAATGCTCTTCTACGATTTGTTAGAATGGTAACCGACaagctgaaataattttttttatcatttttgagGATGCTTAGGACTTGTTTCTTTACATCatgtattattatttgtgtgtttttgcttttttagaaaatacaaaaatgcgtCATAAAAAGTCAGTGTAAGCCAAAGTAACGGGATTTTTTTCGGTTATATCTTTTGAAGTGTCTTTTCTAACAAAATAATCACTTTTATTGACTTAGCAAGCCAGTATATGTtagaaaaaatctttatataaaagAAACCGTAGCATTACTATTTTCATGAACacaactgtatgtacatatattatatgtatgtgtatgtagcaTGTAAATGTATCCGCGTTGCATGAAAAgatcattcacaaatttttggcaacaaaatcGTGTAGGCAGCGCAGAGGAGTTTCATTTCTTTACACAACACTCCTCTTCTCGATTAAGTCTCACTCACACGCTTCAGTCTCACTCTCACGCACTAGCACCTCCCCTTGTTGCTGCGTCATGCTTGACCGGCGCACAATTTCTTTGTTCAAGACAATGCCGCTcgctatatacaaatatacgtacatatataagacACAGATGAATCATTCTCAGCAACAAAAGTACAACAAATGAagttgacaacaacaacaacatcaacaatgtGTTTGCTATATCTTATTTTCAAAGAGTAGTTGAGCAACATGTTTGCATTTTAGTACATTTAAATTTGacattatatgtatgcatagatataaatatgtatattagggtgtccgttattgtCCATTGACTTTTTTGGCAGACGGAAGCTTCAGTTTATgcctttaaaaacatttttgatattttgcataaaaCATGTAAACCTAGAACTTTAAAAAGAGtatattctaatacaaaatttatcagtctacaaaaaaggtcttaataattttttccataaaacatCTTCTTTTAAAGTTATGCGCAGTTAAAGTTCTACATCAAGTGTACTCGCATTCATAGAAGTGATTTATACtacattctgtgttgctcatacgacatggtgtactgcaTGCAAAGTACAATGATTTaggtttaaattgaaaaagaaaacgcTGATTTACGTTGGATCCTTGCTCTAGGGCTAAAACTGACAGTTCAGGGggtgtttgcaaaaaaaaaataataattagcaTGGGAAAAAAGAAcaccttaatgtacatatgtatgccataCGTATCTAAATGTGAAGGCATAagattagaaatatttatatatgcgttTATATACACTGCTATAAGTGTATTTGTAGTCCTTGTGTCCCTAAATAGCTACGTTTCTACACACTTCCGTTCTAGACCGGAAATGTGGTTGTCATGTTGTGATGtgcaatgatttgaagcaagcaCGCAGCAGACGGCACAGACAAGGGCATTGGGTGAGGTTTTTGTAGTGATATTGCACTTTTGATTTGttgaaacaataaattttactaattGGCTAAGATGTTGTTGTCGGGGCACTTGAGGTGGACCATGCATTGTGTGCAGTgctgatttttgacaaaacagAGAAGAGAAAGAAGAGCTTTGGGCATGCCACTGCGATGAGTAAGCAAAATTTACAAACTAAAAACACACGTTGTACGAAGAAGttcagaaaacaaaaacaacaaagacacTAACCTAAACAAGCAATTTTTGAAAGTTGTTGCGATAAATTTTGCAGGTTGTTAGCAGGTGTGGGCctatagatatttatatagataACTCGTTTGATAGTCGAAAATATTTCCGGTCTTTCctacggagtggaggtcttccgcttcctctgcttcctccggcgggtaatgcgtcgaatactttcacagatggagcgttttcatccattcgaatggtatgacctagccagcgtagccgctgtctcttaattcaatGAACTAAGTCACTGATGTCGTATAACACGGACCAtatatcttccgcagaacttttatctcgaaaattcgtaacgtcgactcatcagatattgtcagcagctgtacactcttatgtAAGATTATACCTGCTCTATTAAGCTCTGCAGTTCGAGTTATTTTCTctagcagtagattgaagaagtccctcgaaagggagtcgccttgtctgaaacctcgtttggtatcgaacgactcggagagatccttcctaTCATGACGCAGCAtttggtgttgttcaacgtcagtttacacagccgtattagttttgcagggatgccaaattcagacatagcggcataaagtcaGCTTCTTTTCGTACtctcaaaagcagctttaaaatcgacgaagaagtgatGTATGATGATGTTTTTTTCACGggacttttccaagatttaacGCATGGTGACTATCTGGTCATTGGTAGATTTTCTCGGCCtcaagccacactgataagttccaatgtgtttgttgacggtgggctttaaacTTTCACACAATAAGCTCGATAGAAATCGTCTCCGCCTCTTTGTTGTCCTTCAGGCGGGTAAtagctattcgaacttctttatggtcgggcaatgtaacgtctgctccatcatcatcgCTTGAAAAAACGGGTTCACCAACTCCTGATGATATGgtttcactgctattcagcagggGGTTCTATAAGAGTCTGCTTCGGTCTTCAAACATTCTGTTAGTCGCGGCAGGTAGCTTGGTGCCGTAAAAGTGGGTAttgctgaaaaaattataagagtACCTGTGATGCCTAGATTAAATCTCTCAGATAACAGCGATCTGGCACTGTTCcactaattaatttttagaaataacaGAGTTCCACATGTAGTTGGAAAGGCATGAAGATTGTTAttgttaaaacaaataaaggaataaaaaattagtccaaaaaaaattttgaaagttttgatttAGTCATATTTTCGAGTAGAGAATGGCAACTCTATCAGAAAACTAAACAACATATTCCAAAACAAGTCTAAAATGCAAGGAGATtaagaaaatcttcaaaaaagtatttgGAGAAGCGttaaaattaacttttgttgaacagagttgccacctttttagtgtaaaaaaatgtaaaaaatgtttcggataaatttttaatgcatatatattaaaaaacagagttgccaccttttataaaatattaaaacaatgcaaaatattaaaaaattaataaaacaatgaCTATTCGCTTTGCTAGCTTAAACATCAACATTTGAGAAAATGCAGGGTtgccacatatgtatttagtgaaaaaaatatataaaactgcaAATGGGAGAAACTGCAAAAACGTTTAGGACAAATTTTTAATGCAGTTATATTTGTAAGAAAAACGGCAACTCtgctttttttctaaaatattaaaccacgcaaaatattaaaaaattagtaatacaATATAACTATTCGGTCGGCTAGTTTAAacatcaatatttgaaaaaattcaccAATTTTTTACgccaaaattgaaaataattttcaaccaaaatatgTCGGCATATACGACTACACATTTATTAAGTTCAATTTTTATCGCgccgaaatatttattttcgcttttttttttgGCCACTTTTGAAATATTGCCCTGTGCAAAATCGAGTTTGCGATAAAGCACGCTTTTAATTACTTTGGAGCCGTTGTGTGCTGCACGTGCATGTCATAACACTCTTTTTTTCACttaacacacacataaacaaacacatatattcatattttttttattagcctGTTAATAAGGCTTTGCAAAGTCATTTTTCATTCTCAAATTTGTTTGCCGCCTGCCTTTATGGTTTTACGGGGACAGAGCCTGTCAACAGCGCCTTAACAGCTTATGTCATTACATTACGCTGCCAAGTCATTACTCATCGGTGACAAAACGCCCAGTTTATAGCGCGttaagttttcgttatttttGCTCCTTTTGGTGTCTCCATGTGAGTTGGCAAATTAAAATGCGATAATTTGGTGTATAATTTGTATGGAAAGAAAGCGATTATGGAGATTAGCAAATTAAGGGAGAAAATAGAAAGGAAGAAGTTAGGACCTAAGTTTATCCAGCtccttaaacaaaaataaaaaatataaaaaaatcaagaaataaatttacatttacagTTTTACAGTTATTAATGTTCTTTAACATCTGAACATCTGAAAAAAGATATCGTCGGTGAGGACAATTTTTCcgcttaaaattaattatcaaaattcaaaaataaataaaaatattttgtgtagtcgaaaaagtcttttcgtatttctaataaaacttctacttatttttttaatgtttataataaactttaatgaaccaaatatgtacctttTTGGCCGaccacttttgccatttttcctctagagacattatttcatcagcgtaaaacttttctggtttctcgacgaaaaactgcgacaagtaattttcacaggcttttcCTAAAACCAACTTTACTCCACTAAGgtagttctgcattgaccgaaacaaatggtagtccgatggtgcaaggtcagggcaaTATGGTAGATGCATAAAATTGTCCAGCCAAgatctcccagtttttgccgagtcatcaaaagtGTGTGTGATCTAGCGTTGCCCTGATGgtagacgaagccctttctgatGATCAGTTCTGGtaatttttcgattgcttgcttcaatctcatcagttgttcaCAGTAAattgtagaatcaatcgttcgagcAGCCCATAGGGGATGATTCCtctccaatcccaccaaacactcagcataacctttcgaggcgtcaatcctggctttgcgaccatttgttgagcttcactacgcttggaccatgatctttttcgcacattattatgGCATTTGAGCCaccgtctcctgttaccattcacttcagaatcgcagatgttaattcagttcattaaatttttcacagacaattcatgtggtacccaaacatcgagcttctttttgtagccagtcttttttaaatgtttcaatgGTTTGTTGATTAATGCTAAGTTCCTTTGCGAAGTCAtgactgcttatgtgacggtcctggtcaatcaatcttttccataatttcatcgacttttccAACGATAGGTGGTGAGGTGTATCTCTGCGAAAAcctcacaaatttcattggtggcttaccaaaagaacagctgatacGATGAGTAGTGCCGTGTCGCAATGGAGAGAaggcagactgcctacctcgcaaagttacaatcgaccacaactcatgctggatgggatagataccgttAAAAGagaagcgaaacgcatttgcagcaaaaagagagaaaaatgcgtgagtacgaagaacttgacaagctggccgacaggggtaatgatcgaaaattctacgaaaagatgcggcccCAGAGGCGATCTAATGAATGATGCCCACAGCATACTAAAATTGTGGAGGGAACACACTGCAGCTTGCTGACTGGCAGTGAAAGCTAACGCCAGAAGACGTTGGATTCGATTCCCCAATCACAGaagatggagcagacgtttaattgcccgaccatgaagaagtccgaatagcaattacccggctgaagaataacaaagcggcggggccgatggattgccggtcaAGCTATTCAAAAAAACCTGCGAAGATCTGATAAggggcatgcatcagcttcatCATacaatatggtcggacgaaagcatgcccgacgataggaatttaagtgtgttttacccaatccacaaaaagagagaccctacaatctgcgccaactaccgtaggataAGTCTCGTCAACATTCTATCGAGCGTAgtatgtgaaagattaaagcccaccgtcaacaaactgattggaccttatcagtgtggcttgaggcttagaaaatcaacaactgaccagatattcaccatgcgccaaatcttggaaaagacccgtgaaagtgaatcgacacacaccacttttTCGTCGaatttaaagctgcttttgacagcacaaaaaggagctgccttcatGCCGTTATGTCTGTATGGTAaccccgtaaaactaatacggctacgtaaactgacgttgatcaATACCAAAAGGTCCGTCAGAATCGAAAaaaacctctccgagccgttcgataccaaacgaggtgcCAGATAAGGCAACCCTTGTCGTGCGTCTTCTTCACtatattgctggagaaaataattcgagctgcagagctgaatggTGACGGCGCAAtcctttttaaaattgttaaatcaCTAATAACTAAGTattcaattgagaagtaaagacctTTCTCGATAAGTCATTCATTATTCCCGTGCGGCTATGtggtgtagaggcatggacgatgacaacatctgatgagtcgacattacgagttttcgggagaGTTTCCTGGGCGTATTGGCAACAGTGGATACCACAGTTGTTGGAACGGTGAGCTGTTCGAGTTCttcgacgccattgacatagttcagtgaattacgAGAcgagcggtatctacgccaataaagaagaacaaAGAACTATTCGAGGCTAGCGCGCTCATTTTGCtccttcaaaataattttgtttagagTAGTATAAGTACTTTATTTAACAATGACAATTTTGTGgaagatttttatatttatatagactattttcattatattttttattacttctcTATAGTTAAATCTATTTTTATCtaacttttcatttaatttttgttttcttttctaaTTTAGAACTTGTAAGGATGTGTAACAATTGGCTGAGTAACAGGtaagtttttttcttcaaatatttcataTCAATGAGGTTATGTTATCAAAAGTAGTCACGGAACGCTACTTCGGTTCAAAACTCAGGcaattttgaaagtttcttCATTTTTCGAGTATATTGGGATCAGTGGGTCTACGTAATACAAAAGGCTGTTATAGTAGTCAGGTCTTTAGTCGGGCAATTATTCGCCAGTTGTCTTATATAATAGGAATGTACTATTCAACTATAATATTCAACTTTTACTTTATCCATCCTGAATATTCTACATTCTACATACCACATATACCAAATTCGGATTATTTGTCGAATACCCTTCTCATTTGCTCGAATACCTTTTTCACTGCATCTGTGCTGTAGAACGAAATTTGTTACACACATTCATTAATATTTCTATTTGCTCTGCTCATATGAGTGGAACCTTGCTATGAGTTATATGTCGAGAAAACTCCTGTCTGTTACACATCTAACACACACACTGTTCCACCGTactaaacagtttttttttttttaatttactattcAATTAGTTAAACTTTATTGACGGCTTAGACAAAATCAACTCATAAACCGCAATAAGCTTAGCTGAAAGCACGTTGATGCGTGAGCTCTTAGCTTCAATCAGCGATGACACTGCTTGTACGAGGCACCTGTTGGTTACTC from Bactrocera tryoni isolate S06 chromosome 5, CSIRO_BtryS06_freeze2, whole genome shotgun sequence includes these protein-coding regions:
- the LOC120778923 gene encoding 39S ribosomal protein L17, mitochondrial → MNQADVSKLMSQLRIAVKPHRNLRNPDGPEGRLLKLRKTVTALVKHERIELYYNRADEARGYAELLISNAIRYGDRHKATMELADYWLLEKQLVHKLFKVLVPRLENCNFSYTRMYKAPRDYPGMYYRKSVLELRGNPYPSLLPDYTNNRNLIHNVLLDEARKDYRREKLAELADKIASESAVNAEKVGSEGDAKGAENVEKA